CCAGAATCACGCCAATTGCCACAAGCACGGTGGAAAACGTGCGACTGTCGATACGTTCCTGCCGATGATGCCGGTAGGACTGGAAATCACGAATTAGTTGGGCAATCCCTTGCAGCAACAACAGCAGTGCCCCAAAGAACAGCATGAATTTCACCGGATAAAACTGGATCGCCCATTCGGTAAAGGAAGTCTCGTTGGCATAGCTTGAACCGAAGAAAAAACGGTCGCTCACCGCTTGAGAAAAGAACTTCCAGCCGGTGACCAGTAGCGCGATGGTGAAGATGAAAAAGAAGATCGAGGTCAGCAGGTCCAACGCTGCCCTGTTGATGGGCTTGGCTCGCGAGTAAAGGATATCCACCCGCACATGGCCACCTTCACGTAGCGCGAAGGCCCCAGCGATCAGGTACTGCATGCCGAACATCAAGGTCATTGATTCATGCGCCCAGTTGGTCGGCGAATTGAAGGCATAGCGCATTAACACTTCGTAGGCGAAAACGAAGGGGGCAATTAGCGCCCAATAGGCTACATAGCGACCAAAAAAACCGGAAATGCGGTCGATAACTGCAGTGAAGAGGTTACCGGGTGGCTGATAGGCGACCTCGACAGCCTCACCAGCGGGTATCTCGGCGGTATCGCCGCCGCTGACAGTGGCACCGCGACGAAAACTGCGGTCAACCAGCCACATGACCAGTAGCGGTAGTAAGAACAGCACCGACCAGTAAAGCCAGTGCGGTAAAATGAAATTGATCTCAAAATTCATGGACACTCCTCCGCTGAGCCATCACCACTCGGCGATGGAGACGGATTATTGAGCCGACGGGATGCGGGTTGGCACGCTGCGCACTAAGCTAGCCGGGTGCTGCGGTTTTTGTTCCACAACACCCGGAATGGTCGAACAGACAGATCAAGCGTTGAGTTCGTAGCCCTGTATGTCTTCTTCGGTGATCAACGCCACCGCCGGGTCCATCATGGTATCCAGGTGAGCACGGAACAGGCGCGCAGCGTCTGCATCCTTATTGGCCCATTTGAACCATAGCGGGATGGCCACCTCGCGGAAGCGGGTTGCGTCTTCTTCGCTGAGGTGGATGATCTCCACGCCTTTTTCGCGATACTTGGGCCATGCTTCAGCATTGGCCTTCTGGATCGCTGCATAGTGCTCGCGGGAGTAGGCCGCCACCAGATCATGCATCAGGTCTTGGGTTTGCGGCGACATGCGCTCGAACACGCGACGGTTAACGGAGATGTCCATGAGGTCGACGGACTGGTGCAGGCAAGGTGTGGAGGGCGGGCCCATGATGATGTAGTCAGCCACCTGCCAGAAGCCCAGTTCGTAGTTGACTGCCGCCCCGGTAAAGTCGGCCGCGTCGATAGTGCCTTTCTCCAGCGCTGGATAGACTTCGGAGCCCGGTAGTAGCGTGGTTCGTGCCCCCATGGCGGCGAACGTCTCGGCAACGATGCCACCGGGCATGCGGATCTTGACACCATCGAAGTCGTCGAAGCTGCGCAGCGGGATCTTGGAGTGGATCAGGTTGAGGTCGTGGTGGACATAGCCAAGCAGTTCCTGACCTTGCTTGCGATAGAGATCTTTGGCGATATCAAAACCACCGTAGGCGCCGAACATCATGTCCCACTGGTGAGGCAACGAGAGGCCCATCGGGAAGGCCGTCAGGAAGACGCCGGCTGGCATCTTGCCGGGCCAATAAACAGTGAACCAGTTCTGGCCGTCGAGTACGCCGTTACGCACCGCATCGGCAACCTCAAAGGCGCCCGCCACGGCGCCAGCCGGGAAGGGCTCGATACGCACCTCTCCCCCTGTTGCCTCGGCAACACCGGCCGCCCAGGCCTCGAACGTCCGGTAGCCAACGGTGCCTGGCTGCCAGGAAGACTGCATGCGGATACGAATACCTTCCTGGGCCTGGACATTGCCGATCCAGGGTGCTGCAACAGCAGCGGCGGAACCAGCTGCCGCGGTTTTAAGGAAATTGCGTCGTGTTGATGAACCCTTGGTGAGGGAGGAAGGCAATTCTGTTGAGGTGGAAATTAAAGAGTCTGAATTTGGGTTGTGCTTGTTGTTTGGCATGTTGAAAACTCCAACAGTGGTCATTGCCACTGGTTGTTTTTGTATTCCCATTCTGTAACTGCACCACTTTGAGTTCCCTGTGGCACAGGTAAGGTAATGCCTTGGTTGAAAGCATCACTTTACGTAAACAGAATTTAGCGAGTCCTGAGCTAACCGCCAATT
This window of the Halomonas sp. SH5A2 genome carries:
- the dctP gene encoding TRAP transporter substrate-binding protein DctP encodes the protein MPNNKHNPNSDSLISTSTELPSSLTKGSSTRRNFLKTAAAGSAAAVAAPWIGNVQAQEGIRIRMQSSWQPGTVGYRTFEAWAAGVAEATGGEVRIEPFPAGAVAGAFEVADAVRNGVLDGQNWFTVYWPGKMPAGVFLTAFPMGLSLPHQWDMMFGAYGGFDIAKDLYRKQGQELLGYVHHDLNLIHSKIPLRSFDDFDGVKIRMPGGIVAETFAAMGARTTLLPGSEVYPALEKGTIDAADFTGAAVNYELGFWQVADYIIMGPPSTPCLHQSVDLMDISVNRRVFERMSPQTQDLMHDLVAAYSREHYAAIQKANAEAWPKYREKGVEIIHLSEEDATRFREVAIPLWFKWANKDADAARLFRAHLDTMMDPAVALITEEDIQGYELNA